A part of Citrifermentans bremense genomic DNA contains:
- a CDS encoding beta-ketoacyl-ACP synthase III — translation MLHAEILGTGGHVPARVVPNSFFEYLVDDADAWIHSRTGIRERRFAAEEEATSDLATGAALRALENADLDPLEIDCIIVATSTPDMILPATACMVQKNIGAERAFAFDMNAVCSSFIYGMEVADNLILSGKYRKVLLIGADTYSKILDFDDKGSAPLFGDGAGAVVLGAGTSGKGIQHTMMQSDGRGWELIQVPSSGSRKPISAESIALKENTFKMAGKSVFTFATDVIPRIISDLAGRAGIKPEQIDHIIPHQANVRIIDFISKKTGIPKEKFLLNLDRYGNTAAASLGLALDENRRNGVIKPGETVLMMGFGGGLSWGGVLLKA, via the coding sequence ATGCTGCATGCGGAAATCCTTGGCACCGGCGGGCACGTCCCCGCCCGTGTCGTCCCCAATAGCTTCTTTGAGTACCTAGTTGATGATGCAGACGCCTGGATCCATTCCAGGACCGGCATCCGCGAGCGCCGCTTCGCCGCAGAAGAGGAAGCGACCTCGGACCTCGCCACCGGCGCCGCCCTGCGCGCTTTGGAGAACGCCGACCTCGACCCTCTCGAGATCGACTGCATCATCGTCGCCACTTCCACCCCCGACATGATCCTTCCCGCCACCGCCTGCATGGTGCAAAAGAACATCGGAGCTGAGCGCGCCTTCGCCTTCGACATGAACGCGGTGTGCAGCAGTTTCATCTACGGGATGGAGGTCGCCGACAACCTGATCCTGTCGGGCAAATACCGCAAGGTGCTGCTGATCGGCGCCGATACCTATTCGAAAATACTGGACTTTGACGACAAGGGGTCCGCCCCGCTTTTCGGCGATGGCGCCGGCGCCGTCGTTCTCGGTGCCGGGACGTCCGGCAAGGGGATCCAGCACACCATGATGCAGAGCGACGGCAGGGGGTGGGAGCTGATCCAGGTTCCTTCCTCCGGATCGCGCAAGCCGATCAGCGCCGAGAGCATCGCGCTCAAGGAGAACACCTTCAAGATGGCCGGCAAAAGCGTCTTCACCTTTGCCACCGACGTCATCCCGCGCATCATCTCCGACCTGGCGGGGCGGGCGGGGATAAAGCCGGAGCAAATAGACCACATCATCCCGCACCAGGCGAACGTCAGGATCATCGACTTCATCTCCAAGAAGACCGGGATCCCCAAGGAGAAGTTCCTGCTGAACCTCGACCGTTACGGAAACACCGCGGCTGCGTCGCTGGGGCTCGCGCTCGATGAGAACCGAAGAAACGGCGTTATCAAGCCCGGCGAGACGGTGCTGATGATGGGGTTCGGAGGCGGGCTGTCATGGGGAGGCGTGCTGCTTAAGGCGTAG
- a CDS encoding HEAT repeat domain-containing protein, with amino-acid sequence MKRREAIMPLLKDPEVEVRLAAARALEKLEAAESLEEVFERLKRGDRATKVAAIYALGQIGGAKVLPVLFYCAGRSEEDIKCAAIRVLGEVELPEAVPVLMGQLKEPAPEVRAAAIEALSHYRDPALVPRLLPFLDENDGMVDAEAALALGRIGDASLAEPLMKLVNSPHERTRAAAATALSLLP; translated from the coding sequence ATGAAAAGACGCGAAGCCATCATGCCGCTCCTCAAGGATCCGGAGGTGGAGGTGCGCCTGGCTGCCGCTCGCGCGCTGGAAAAGCTGGAGGCGGCCGAGAGCCTGGAAGAGGTCTTCGAGCGGCTGAAACGCGGGGACCGCGCCACCAAGGTGGCCGCCATCTACGCGCTGGGACAGATCGGGGGAGCCAAGGTGCTGCCGGTCCTTTTTTACTGCGCGGGAAGAAGCGAGGAAGACATCAAGTGCGCGGCGATACGCGTGCTGGGCGAGGTGGAGCTCCCTGAGGCGGTGCCGGTCCTTATGGGGCAGCTCAAAGAACCGGCGCCCGAGGTGCGGGCCGCGGCCATCGAGGCGCTTTCCCACTACCGCGACCCCGCCCTGGTCCCCCGGCTGCTCCCTTTCCTGGATGAAAACGACGGCATGGTCGACGCCGAAGCCGCACTGGCACTCGGGCGCATCGGTGACGCCTCGCTCGCCGAACCGCTGATGAAGCTGGTGAACTCCCCCCACGAAAGAACCCGCGCCGCCGCGGCGACAGCCCTGTCGCTGCTCCCCTGA
- a CDS encoding HD-GYP domain-containing protein — protein sequence MIDGLQHAQRLATLLSGAIKGAGLYPPGHPASLQPFREMENLMLVLQRNGGDLRLAVVDGVLSVGEHLFFAPPAPLQELINRLEEKGIAGLVLKPGVLAPDLSVLARLLAEGSGEAGELSRGLKEAGVKLIEVMEEDSLSHTYNEAVSAVRDIFEEIGKGRIPNSRRMLTVVSSLASAAIKEPAALLGLALIKDYDNYTFQHSVNVGVLSMALSASMGHREPEVEESGLAGFLHDIGKTRVDKDILNKPGKLNSDEFVEMRKHPEYGAAIVREMEGVSEKVAEAVLGHHIRYDRAGYPEWARDKEFGTTSKIVAVADFYDATTTLRSYQRPMLPDQAMKEIRKAVGGSLDGAVVERFMELTGKYPTGSLVRLDSNEIAVVFAPSSQPCGAAVVKVVMDRQGSMLDEPELRSLISSGDCIVDLVDPLVKGIDVARYF from the coding sequence ATGATTGACGGCCTGCAGCATGCACAACGCCTGGCGACTCTGCTGTCGGGGGCGATCAAGGGGGCGGGGCTCTACCCTCCGGGGCACCCCGCCTCGTTGCAGCCCTTCCGGGAGATGGAAAACCTGATGCTGGTGCTGCAGAGAAACGGCGGAGACCTGCGGCTGGCAGTAGTGGACGGCGTTCTCTCCGTGGGCGAGCATCTCTTCTTCGCCCCCCCTGCGCCGCTGCAGGAGCTGATCAACCGCCTGGAGGAGAAGGGGATTGCCGGGTTGGTCCTGAAGCCGGGGGTGCTGGCGCCGGACCTGTCCGTGCTGGCGCGCCTTCTCGCGGAGGGAAGCGGCGAGGCCGGCGAACTCTCCCGTGGGCTCAAGGAGGCCGGCGTAAAACTGATCGAGGTGATGGAGGAGGATTCCCTCTCCCACACCTACAACGAAGCGGTGAGCGCGGTGCGCGACATCTTCGAGGAGATCGGCAAGGGGCGCATACCCAACTCCCGGCGCATGCTCACCGTGGTGAGCAGCCTCGCCTCCGCGGCGATCAAGGAGCCCGCCGCGCTCCTGGGCCTGGCCCTGATCAAGGATTACGACAACTACACCTTCCAGCACAGCGTCAACGTGGGGGTGCTCTCCATGGCGCTCTCGGCGTCCATGGGGCACCGGGAGCCAGAAGTGGAGGAAAGCGGGCTGGCCGGTTTTCTCCACGACATCGGCAAGACGCGGGTGGACAAGGACATCCTCAACAAGCCGGGAAAATTGAACAGCGACGAGTTCGTGGAGATGAGGAAGCACCCGGAATACGGCGCCGCCATCGTGCGGGAGATGGAAGGGGTGTCGGAGAAGGTGGCGGAGGCGGTGCTTGGGCACCACATCCGCTACGACCGGGCCGGCTACCCGGAGTGGGCCAGGGATAAGGAGTTCGGCACCACCAGCAAGATCGTAGCGGTCGCCGACTTCTACGACGCCACCACCACGCTCAGAAGCTACCAGCGCCCCATGCTCCCCGACCAGGCGATGAAGGAGATCAGGAAGGCCGTGGGGGGTAGCCTTGACGGCGCCGTCGTGGAACGGTTCATGGAACTGACCGGGAAGTACCCGACGGGAAGCCTGGTCCGTCTCGACAGCAACGAGATCGCGGTCGTCTTCGCCCCCAGCAGCCAGCCCTGCGGCGCCGCGGTGGTGAAGGTGGTCATGGACCGGCAAGGGAGCATGCTCGACGAGCCCGAACTGAGAAGCCTGATCTCGAGCGGCGACTGCATCGTGGACCTGGTGGATCCTCTGGTAAAGGGGATCGACGTGGCGCGCTACTTCTAG
- a CDS encoding HEAT repeat domain-containing protein encodes MPVVNKKLLKLVPPAENPGFLVQALVELHKAVKGAGFYPKGHPYRTETLQRAYDGLRRLVADRELVLGVNRQGFILTGEPVQGNSMVQQLAHECFIRRIANISFMQDLIPGDLGVFVHLLNCDPQKGAAAGGLAKELEDKGVRTIWVNEKDLASIWAKRPAYQEGEQEGWDSIPSLGAPPSPANQQRGIGELLLLMAGEQSDMRYQDLGRELMAGYHADPQQVPVLTILEELLRQHQEPERSLPQREYALFTLDQLADGAADQLMNALESRDCEVRDSIHRVLAVLGGKGAYWVIQRICLAQGLFERKSLAAALVAMGQSAVAPLVAMLKDERWYVVRNMVAIIGELRCADCVLALKRPLYHHDVRVRKEAVRALMKIGGEASVLLLLPLLEEEDEGVVRHAILSLGLMRSREAVPALLKLLERRDLLLKELGVKKEVVTALGRIGDRRVTPQLLKMLGTRGWPVMGRWLELKVAVASTLGMLGDETAIAALSTLARGSGALAESCREALDAIERISGGTHD; translated from the coding sequence TTGCCAGTCGTAAACAAGAAACTGCTCAAGCTCGTCCCGCCGGCGGAGAACCCGGGGTTCCTGGTCCAGGCGCTGGTCGAGTTGCACAAGGCGGTGAAGGGGGCGGGTTTCTACCCCAAGGGGCACCCGTACCGCACCGAGACCCTGCAGCGCGCCTACGACGGCCTGAGAAGGCTCGTAGCGGACCGCGAGCTGGTGCTCGGCGTGAACCGGCAGGGCTTTATCTTGACGGGAGAGCCTGTGCAGGGGAACAGCATGGTGCAGCAGCTGGCGCATGAGTGCTTCATCCGCAGGATCGCCAACATAAGCTTCATGCAGGACCTCATCCCCGGAGACCTGGGGGTCTTCGTGCATCTGCTCAACTGTGACCCGCAGAAGGGGGCCGCCGCCGGCGGCCTTGCCAAAGAGCTGGAAGACAAAGGGGTGCGGACCATCTGGGTCAACGAAAAGGACTTGGCCTCCATCTGGGCCAAGCGCCCCGCATACCAGGAAGGGGAGCAGGAGGGCTGGGATAGCATCCCCTCTCTAGGGGCTCCCCCGTCACCCGCGAACCAGCAGCGCGGCATCGGCGAACTGCTGCTGCTGATGGCGGGGGAACAAAGCGACATGCGCTACCAGGATCTGGGACGGGAGCTGATGGCGGGGTATCACGCCGACCCGCAGCAGGTCCCGGTCCTCACCATCCTGGAGGAGCTGCTGCGCCAGCATCAGGAGCCGGAACGGAGCCTCCCCCAGCGGGAGTACGCCCTGTTCACGCTGGATCAACTGGCGGACGGAGCGGCGGACCAGCTGATGAACGCGCTGGAGAGCCGCGACTGCGAGGTGCGGGATTCGATCCACCGGGTGCTGGCGGTCCTTGGGGGGAAAGGGGCCTACTGGGTGATCCAGAGAATCTGCCTGGCCCAGGGGCTCTTCGAAAGGAAATCGCTCGCCGCAGCGCTCGTTGCCATGGGGCAGTCCGCCGTAGCGCCTCTGGTCGCGATGCTAAAGGACGAGCGCTGGTACGTGGTGCGCAACATGGTGGCGATCATTGGGGAGTTGCGCTGCGCCGACTGCGTCCTTGCCCTCAAGCGCCCCTTGTACCACCACGACGTCCGGGTGCGCAAGGAAGCGGTCCGGGCCCTGATGAAGATAGGGGGGGAGGCGTCGGTGCTCCTGCTGCTGCCGCTGCTGGAAGAGGAGGACGAGGGTGTGGTGCGCCACGCCATACTCTCCCTGGGGCTTATGCGGAGCCGCGAGGCGGTGCCTGCGCTTTTGAAGCTTCTGGAGCGCCGCGACCTCCTGTTGAAGGAGCTCGGAGTGAAGAAGGAAGTGGTGACGGCACTGGGGCGCATCGGCGACCGCAGGGTCACGCCGCAACTGCTCAAGATGCTCGGCACCCGCGGCTGGCCGGTCATGGGGCGCTGGCTCGAACTCAAGGTGGCGGTCGCCTCGACGCTGGGGATGCTGGGCGACGAGACGGCGATTGCCGCCCTCAGCACGCTCGCCCGCGGCTCCGGCGCGCTCGCCGAGTCCTGCCGGGAGGCATTGGACGCCATCGAAAGGATCTCAGGAGGGACCCATGATTGA
- the radA gene encoding DNA repair protein RadA yields the protein MAKVKVKTGFVCSECGADYPKWQGHCTACDAWSTIKEVRLGSERSARREGFAGATSSVTLLSQVECSEKARFSSGSEEFDRVLGGGFVPGSVILIGGDPGAGKSTILLQTMCFAAASKEVLYVSGEESLQQIAGRARRLQLPLDRVKMLAESSVEAVLEAAKSERPEVVVIDSIQVMQSAALEAAPGGVSQVRECAAALTCYAKTSGVVLIMVGHVTKDQSLAGPMTLSHMVDTQVMLSSTEDSRYRLMRTTKNRFGPVNELGVFAMTEGGLREVKNPSAIFLSRSESAAPGSLISVLWEGTRPLLVEIQSLVVGAQYGSPRRLGIGLDQNRIAMILAVITKHGGLVLSDQDVFVNVVGGIRVLETSADLAVALAIVSSFRNTVLPQDLLVFGEVGLSGEIRPVSNGEMRLKEGVKHGFTRAIVPKGNAPRKGIPGLEVVAVSSLPEALEAI from the coding sequence ATGGCCAAGGTAAAAGTAAAGACAGGGTTCGTCTGTTCCGAGTGCGGCGCGGATTACCCGAAGTGGCAGGGACACTGCACCGCCTGCGACGCCTGGAGCACCATCAAGGAGGTCCGGCTCGGATCCGAGCGCTCGGCGCGGCGCGAAGGTTTCGCGGGTGCCACCTCTTCGGTGACCCTTCTTTCCCAGGTCGAGTGCAGCGAAAAGGCCCGCTTTTCCAGCGGCAGCGAGGAGTTCGACCGGGTCCTGGGCGGTGGCTTCGTCCCCGGCTCGGTGATCCTGATCGGGGGGGACCCCGGCGCCGGGAAGAGCACCATCCTTTTGCAGACCATGTGCTTTGCCGCCGCCTCCAAGGAGGTGCTCTACGTCTCGGGCGAAGAGTCGCTGCAGCAGATCGCCGGGCGCGCAAGGAGGCTTCAGCTTCCCCTGGACCGGGTGAAGATGCTGGCCGAAAGCTCGGTGGAAGCGGTCCTGGAGGCCGCGAAGTCCGAGCGCCCCGAGGTGGTGGTGATCGATTCGATCCAGGTGATGCAGTCCGCAGCGCTGGAGGCGGCGCCCGGAGGGGTGTCCCAGGTGCGCGAGTGCGCAGCCGCGCTCACCTGCTACGCCAAGACCTCCGGGGTGGTGCTGATCATGGTCGGGCACGTAACGAAGGACCAGTCTCTGGCCGGCCCCATGACCCTCTCCCACATGGTCGACACCCAGGTGATGCTCTCCTCCACCGAGGACTCACGGTACCGGCTGATGCGCACCACGAAGAACCGCTTCGGTCCCGTGAACGAACTGGGGGTCTTCGCCATGACCGAGGGGGGGCTGCGCGAGGTGAAAAACCCCTCGGCCATCTTCCTCTCCCGCAGCGAGAGCGCCGCGCCCGGAAGCCTGATCAGCGTTCTTTGGGAAGGGACCAGGCCGCTTCTGGTCGAGATCCAGTCCCTGGTGGTGGGGGCGCAGTACGGCTCGCCGCGCAGGCTCGGCATCGGGCTGGACCAAAACCGCATCGCCATGATCCTCGCCGTCATCACCAAGCACGGCGGCCTCGTGCTCTCGGACCAGGACGTCTTCGTGAATGTCGTGGGGGGGATCAGGGTCTTGGAGACCAGCGCCGACCTGGCGGTGGCACTCGCCATAGTTTCCAGCTTCCGGAACACTGTGCTCCCCCAGGACCTGCTGGTCTTCGGGGAGGTGGGGCTCTCCGGCGAGATCCGCCCGGTCTCCAACGGGGAGATGCGGCTCAAGGAAGGGGTGAAGCACGGCTTCACCCGCGCCATCGTACCCAAGGGGAACGCCCCGAGAAAGGGGATCCCCGGGCTCGAGGTGGTGGCGGTGAGTTCGCTCCCCGAGGCGCTGGAAGCGATATGA
- the dksA gene encoding RNA polymerase-binding protein DksA, with amino-acid sequence MNTEKLEYFRGILQEEKRSLLEEAGRTVSEMTSDTTNFPDPTDRATQESDRTFELRIRDRERKLIVKIQEALARIEAGTFGICEVCEEDISEARLKARPVTTLCIDCKMEQEKKERFR; translated from the coding sequence ATGAATACGGAAAAGCTCGAGTACTTCAGAGGTATCCTGCAGGAAGAGAAGAGATCGCTCCTCGAAGAGGCAGGCCGCACCGTCTCCGAGATGACCTCCGACACGACCAACTTCCCCGACCCCACCGACAGGGCCACCCAGGAATCGGACCGCACCTTCGAATTGAGGATCCGTGACCGGGAGCGGAAGCTTATCGTGAAGATCCAGGAGGCGCTGGCCCGGATAGAGGCCGGAACCTTCGGCATCTGCGAGGTCTGCGAAGAGGACATCAGCGAGGCGCGCCTCAAAGCCCGCCCGGTAACCACGCTCTGCATCGACTGCAAGATGGAACAAGAAAAGAAAGAACGCTTTCGGTAA